The genomic DNA AAGCTGAAGGTGTTCGGATTCTAACTCAAACTGAGGTCACACAAGCCAGGATTATTGATGGTAAAAAATGGATTCAAGCAGGGAATGAGGCTATAGAAACTGATGAAATTTTGGTAGCTGCTGGTTGCAGGATGCCTAACTTAGAATCTTTAAATTTGTTAGCAGCGCGGGTTGATTTTAATGAGAAAGGATTGATTTTAAATAATAAACTGCAAACCACTAACCCTCAAATTTACGCTTGCACAGATGTTACTGGTGGTTATCAATTTGCTAATATTGCCAATTATGAAGCTAAAATCGCTGTAAAAAATGCGTTATTTTTACCAATTTTCAAGGTAGATTATCGCGGTATTCCTTGGGCTATTTTTTCCGATCCCCAATTGGCAAGAGTTGGTATGACTGAAGCACAAGCTAGAACTAGATATGGGGACGATATCGTAGTTTGTCGAGAATATTTTAAGACAGCGGATAAAGCTCAGATAGTGGGAGAAACGACTGGTTTTTGTAAGCTAATTGGTCGTCGTAATGGGGAGATATTGGGAGCGAGCCTGGTTGGGCCGCAGGCTGCGGAGTTAATACACAGTCTAGCTTTAGCTATGCGTCAAGGGTTGAAAGTGAGTGCGATCGCGGAACTTCCACACATCTGGCCGACTTTATCAGAAATTAATGGTAAAACTGCCGCTGCTTGGCAATTACAAAGCTTCCGCAGTCGGTCTTTTTTACCTAATTTATTAGAAAATTTGTTTCACTGGCGGCGATATTGGAATTGGTAATGGGTAATTGCTAATTGCTAATTGCTAATTGCTAATTGCTAATTGCTAATTGCTAATTGCTAATTGCTAATTACCCATCTTCCTCATCTCCCCCATCCTCCCCATCTCCTCCGCTCCCCTGCTCCCCTGCTCCCCCGCTCCCCTTTTTATAAGAGTTAGAGAGCAACTTAGGCGTTATAACTAGAATTCAAACTGCATTCGCATACTCCCAACATAAATAGTAGGATTGCTACTGAAATTGTTAGGATTTACAATCAGATAAAAACTCGGTACGATCGCAACATTATCCGTCATGGGAAAATAGTAACTCGCTTCTATATCATACTGAGTTCCTCCATCTCCGCCACCAGCTACCAGAAATCGCCGCCCGGAGATCACATCAAAAGGAACGACAAAAGATAACGCACCAATTGCCCCTTCTTTACCCAAGTCAGGGAAACCTAGCCCAAATTGAAAAGATTGGGCGTTCACGCTTTCATCCTTCATCTCTGAAGCTTTCGGATTTAAGCGAGTGTTGCTATAAGTATAGCGG from Kamptonema formosum PCC 6407 includes the following:
- a CDS encoding dihydrolipoyl dehydrogenase family protein; protein product: MLDYDVVIIGGTAAGRFAALTATHLKARVALIESSNNGQEFSLSPKHSSFARLRYNQALLGMGRFAKQIRFLQQFTTPIEDNSVAEIALEFDIAKLWISGVVSNLEEINSPAALATAGVDIIVGKGEFIIKPDLAFAVNGRLLKSRSFLLATPPQPAIPDIEGLLSTGYFTADSRQLSELKKLPNTLVVIGGDPAGVELAQAFSRLGVRVTMVLKSSHILAKEDADAARLVQASMEAEGVRILTQTEVTQARIIDGKKWIQAGNEAIETDEILVAAGCRMPNLESLNLLAARVDFNEKGLILNNKLQTTNPQIYACTDVTGGYQFANIANYEAKIAVKNALFLPIFKVDYRGIPWAIFSDPQLARVGMTEAQARTRYGDDIVVCREYFKTADKAQIVGETTGFCKLIGRRNGEILGASLVGPQAAELIHSLALAMRQGLKVSAIAELPHIWPTLSEINGKTAAAWQLQSFRSRSFLPNLLENLFHWRRYWNW